A genome region from Sphingobacteriaceae bacterium GW460-11-11-14-LB5 includes the following:
- a CDS encoding LacI family transcriptional regulator: MKSLSIKDIAVKANVSITTVSFIINGKAKEKSISEAVIEKVEKIIEESGYKPNQIARSLRTGNSNIIGLIIEDISNSFFSRIARLIEDKAYKKGYKIIYSSTENSIDKAKELINMFKSRKVDAYIISPIKGIEEDIQMLLDDGNPVILFDRNLQDINTSYVGADHFNASYQSIQSFIDQGKKNIALVTTDINVQQIIERYDGYKKALEDNGIKYDDKLVLKIHFNQEESETIAQIQELLQQKQIDAVLFATNYLAISGLKALKQINKKVGDDFGVIAYDDHEAFELHTPRISAIQQPLEEIAETIIKLILSRLSSKGKLPAEEVIIPARLVIRD; the protein is encoded by the coding sequence ATGAAATCGCTTTCTATCAAAGATATAGCCGTAAAAGCAAATGTATCCATTACCACAGTTTCGTTCATTATTAACGGTAAAGCAAAAGAGAAATCGATAAGCGAAGCAGTAATAGAGAAGGTGGAGAAAATTATCGAAGAAAGCGGTTATAAGCCTAATCAGATTGCCAGAAGTTTAAGAACCGGTAACTCCAATATCATCGGTTTAATTATCGAAGATATTTCCAATTCATTCTTTTCCAGGATTGCCAGGTTAATCGAAGATAAAGCCTATAAAAAAGGCTATAAAATTATTTATTCCAGTACAGAAAACAGTATCGATAAAGCGAAAGAGCTGATCAACATGTTCAAATCGCGAAAAGTTGATGCCTATATCATCTCTCCAATTAAGGGAATAGAAGAAGATATACAAATGCTGCTGGACGATGGAAATCCGGTAATACTCTTCGACAGGAATTTGCAGGATATTAATACCAGTTATGTTGGAGCAGATCATTTTAATGCCTCATATCAATCCATCCAGAGTTTTATCGATCAGGGTAAAAAGAACATCGCCCTGGTTACCACTGATATCAATGTGCAACAAATTATAGAGCGATACGATGGTTATAAAAAAGCCTTGGAAGATAATGGAATCAAATATGACGACAAGCTGGTTTTAAAGATCCATTTTAATCAGGAAGAAAGCGAAACCATTGCGCAGATTCAAGAGTTACTTCAGCAAAAACAAATAGATGCCGTGCTTTTTGCGACCAATTATCTGGCCATTAGCGGCTTAAAGGCGCTTAAACAAATCAATAAAAAAGTAGGGGATGATTTCGGAGTGATTGCATATGATGATCATGAAGCATTCGAACTGCATACCCCACGTATTTCGGCTATCCAGCAACCCCTGGAGGAAATAGCCGAAACCATCATCAAACTCATTTTAAGCCGGCTTTCTTCAAAAGGTAAACTGCCTGCAGAAGAGGTCATTATCCCCGCCCGCTTAGTCATTAGAGACTAA
- a CDS encoding lipid-A-disaccharide synthase: MKYYLVAGEASGDLHGANLMKALKAEDGEAVFRYFGGDKMEAEGGMLVKHYADMAFMGFTEVILNLRTIFRNLKACKDDILKWKPNVLILIDFPGFNLKIAEFAKANGIKVCYYISPKVWAWNQKRVLKIKKVVDHMFCILPFEVDFYQEWGMKVDYVGNPLLDEIAQFTPDPDFRENHQLGDGKIIALLPGSRKQEIERLLPVMLSITESYPDFVFAIAAAPTFTESYYHQFTGDKKVHLLFNNTYNLLHHAHAAIVASGTATLETALFKVPQVVVYKGGTISIAIARMLVKIKFISLVNLIVNKKIVTELIQEDCNTQKVNGELKMILEGAGRNEMLKHYDELLLLMGKPGASAKTARLITTYLH, translated from the coding sequence ATGAAATACTACCTCGTAGCCGGAGAAGCCTCAGGCGATTTACATGGCGCCAACTTAATGAAAGCCTTAAAAGCGGAGGATGGCGAAGCTGTGTTCAGGTATTTCGGGGGCGATAAAATGGAAGCCGAAGGTGGAATGCTTGTTAAACACTATGCCGATATGGCTTTTATGGGTTTTACCGAGGTGATCTTAAATTTACGAACCATTTTCAGAAATCTTAAGGCCTGTAAGGATGATATTTTAAAATGGAAGCCTAATGTGCTGATCCTGATTGATTTTCCGGGTTTTAATTTAAAAATTGCGGAGTTTGCAAAAGCCAACGGTATAAAAGTATGTTATTATATTTCGCCTAAAGTTTGGGCCTGGAACCAGAAGCGGGTGCTGAAAATCAAAAAGGTGGTCGATCATATGTTCTGTATATTGCCTTTTGAAGTGGATTTCTACCAAGAGTGGGGCATGAAGGTGGATTATGTTGGTAACCCGCTATTAGACGAAATCGCGCAGTTTACACCAGATCCAGATTTTCGTGAAAACCATCAGTTGGGAGATGGAAAAATTATTGCCTTATTACCCGGTAGTCGGAAACAGGAAATTGAGCGTTTACTGCCGGTGATGTTAAGCATTACGGAAAGTTATCCCGATTTTGTATTTGCCATTGCTGCTGCACCAACCTTTACCGAAAGTTACTATCATCAGTTTACAGGAGACAAAAAAGTTCACCTGCTTTTTAACAATACCTATAATTTGTTGCACCATGCCCATGCTGCAATTGTCGCTTCCGGAACGGCTACCTTAGAAACCGCTTTGTTTAAAGTTCCACAGGTGGTGGTTTATAAGGGCGGGACCATTTCAATTGCCATTGCCAGAATGTTAGTAAAAATTAAATTCATTTCGCTCGTTAACCTGATTGTAAACAAGAAAATTGTAACCGAACTTATCCAGGAAGATTGTAACACCCAAAAAGTAAACGGAGAACTTAAAATGATCCTGGAAGGGGCTGGCCGGAACGAGATGTTAAAACATTACGACGAGCTGCTTTTACTGATGGGGAAACCAGGTGCTTCGGCAAAAACGGCCAGGTTAATTACGACGTATTTACACTAA
- a CDS encoding stationary phase survival protein SurE produces the protein MIDQLKRLNNSVWMGLGIGLLVPAIFCSMAWYIIHHVASLAKADLLYIGGIAINAYTMQYFFKYNKENIGRGILAATFLCAFVFFAYKVF, from the coding sequence ATGATTGATCAGTTAAAAAGATTAAATAATTCGGTATGGATGGGTTTGGGCATTGGTTTACTTGTGCCGGCAATATTTTGTTCTATGGCCTGGTATATCATTCACCATGTGGCTTCGCTTGCTAAAGCAGATCTGTTATACATTGGTGGTATTGCTATAAATGCTTATACCATGCAATACTTTTTTAAATACAATAAAGAAAATATCGGCAGAGGTATATTGGCTGCAACGTTTTTGTGCGCTTTTGTATTTTTTGCTTATAAAGTTTTTTAA
- a CDS encoding 5'/3'-nucleotidase SurE: MTKQGTKPNILVVNDDGITATGIKNLMEVMQELGNVVVVAPDSPQSGMGHAITIGKPIRFDKVDLYAGVEMYKCSGTPVDCVKIAVNKIFKGKKPDLCVSGINHGLNNSINVLYSGTMSAAVEGAIEKIPSIGFSLDDFAADADFSHTKKYIKNICEQVLANGLPEGTLLNVNFPKGDQLKGVKVCRQANAKWMEEFDERTDPYKRPYYWLTGVFENFDKGEDTDVWALEHHYVSIVPVQFDLTAHHAIQTLNSWDFIGNKDSKPAGAKISAPDGINLG; the protein is encoded by the coding sequence ATGACAAAGCAGGGCACAAAACCAAATATTTTAGTTGTAAATGATGATGGCATTACAGCTACAGGCATTAAAAATTTAATGGAGGTAATGCAGGAGCTGGGCAATGTGGTGGTGGTTGCACCAGATAGCCCGCAAAGCGGAATGGGACATGCCATTACCATAGGTAAACCAATCCGTTTTGATAAGGTTGATCTTTATGCAGGTGTAGAAATGTATAAATGCAGCGGAACCCCGGTTGATTGCGTTAAAATTGCTGTAAATAAAATTTTTAAAGGTAAAAAACCTGATTTGTGCGTGTCGGGTATTAATCACGGACTAAATAACTCGATTAATGTACTCTATTCAGGTACCATGTCGGCCGCAGTAGAAGGCGCCATAGAAAAAATTCCATCTATTGGTTTCTCTTTAGACGATTTTGCAGCCGATGCCGATTTTAGTCATACCAAAAAATACATTAAAAACATTTGTGAGCAGGTTTTAGCCAATGGTTTACCTGAGGGAACCCTTTTAAATGTTAATTTCCCGAAGGGCGATCAGCTGAAAGGCGTTAAGGTTTGCCGCCAGGCTAATGCCAAGTGGATGGAAGAATTTGATGAAAGGACAGATCCTTACAAACGTCCTTACTATTGGTTAACGGGTGTTTTCGAAAATTTCGATAAAGGAGAAGATACCGATGTTTGGGCTTTGGAACACCATTATGTTTCGATCGTTCCGGTTCAGTTTGACTTAACCGCGCATCACGCTATACAAACCTTAAACAGCTGGGATTTTATAGGGAACAAGGATTCGAAGCCTGCTGGTGCTAAAATTTCAGCGCCCGATGGCATTAATTTAGGTTAA
- a CDS encoding peptidase M16: MKFKLFTLACFLITGSLAKAQTTYQWKTGTSGGFAYKYVTNDPTKTRFYTLKNGLTVILSQNNKEPNITYKMAVRAGSNTDPRTNTGLAHYLEHLLFKGTDKFGTLNYAKEKPLLDKIEALYETYNKTTDPAKRKEIYKEIDKTSGEASSYSIANEYDKMMKSIGSNSTNAHTSVEETVYEEDLPSNAIDKFLAVQAERFRAPVFRIFHTELEAVYEEKNIGMDNDGRKMYEKMLYALFPTHNYGQQTTIGTIEHLKNPSLIEIRKYYNKYYVPNNMALIMSGDINYDDLIKKIDKDFAYMVPKPFSLYNPAPEKPLTQVQTVDIYGPSAENLYVAYRGFAQNTHQSLLLDLIGSILANGKAGLMDININKQQKMLRASAGYNSMKDYGIFILSGSPKAGQSLEDAQKLLLEQVELLKKGEFDESLIKATVSNIKLAELQSFDNNDVRADFAMNAFIQNRGTEWDKTLASTDAMAKVTKKEIVDFANKFFINNYVSILKHKGEDKSIIKVEKPAITAVKTNVNEVSPFTKNIIAAPVKPIAPKFLDYTKDLNFGKAGIADVIAVQNTENGIFRMSYRFDMGSYNYKLLPYAAQYLAFLSTDKYSAEDISKAFYNIACSYSINVGTDVTTVSISGLQENFDKAVALVEDVLAHCKPNEKALEDLKGRLLKSRDNAKLNKSSILGGLMSYAQYGADNPFNYGLTNDEIKNMKSADLIYILHNLTNYKHTITYYGPKTLTAFSADIVKAHPLAKEFNDAAPIKKFVYTKTDSNKVYFADYDMVQAEIRWVRNAGLYDPANAAKIALFNNYFGGGMGSVVFQTIRESKALAYSTFAVYSSPNTKEKENTIIAYVGTQADKMNEAVAGMNELLTTLPESDKSFALSKTNSLNGMETSRITKDGIIYTYLADKKLGFDHDSRVDEYANLKPLTFNDVKSFHQTNLSGKPYSYCIVASEKKINMADLAKFGPVTKLSLEQIFGY; this comes from the coding sequence ATGAAATTCAAACTATTTACTTTGGCTTGTTTTCTAATTACGGGTTCTTTAGCGAAGGCGCAAACAACCTACCAATGGAAAACAGGAACATCTGGTGGCTTTGCCTACAAGTATGTAACCAACGATCCGACCAAAACACGTTTTTATACTTTAAAAAACGGTTTGACAGTAATTTTATCTCAAAATAACAAAGAGCCTAATATTACCTACAAAATGGCGGTAAGAGCGGGCAGTAATACCGATCCGCGTACCAATACCGGTTTGGCACATTACTTAGAGCACCTTCTGTTTAAAGGAACGGATAAATTCGGAACGCTGAATTATGCCAAAGAAAAACCACTTTTAGATAAGATTGAAGCCCTTTACGAAACCTACAACAAAACTACCGATCCGGCTAAACGTAAAGAGATTTATAAGGAAATTGATAAAACTTCGGGCGAAGCTTCTAGTTATTCTATCGCAAATGAGTACGATAAAATGATGAAATCGATCGGAAGTAATTCTACCAACGCCCACACTTCGGTAGAAGAAACGGTTTATGAAGAAGACCTGCCATCAAATGCCATTGATAAATTTTTGGCTGTACAGGCAGAACGTTTCCGTGCCCCTGTTTTCCGCATCTTCCATACCGAGTTAGAAGCGGTTTATGAAGAGAAAAACATTGGTATGGACAACGATGGCCGTAAAATGTACGAGAAAATGTTGTATGCTTTGTTTCCAACACATAACTACGGACAACAAACCACCATTGGTACGATCGAGCATTTAAAAAATCCGTCGTTAATCGAAATCAGAAAATATTACAACAAATATTATGTGCCTAATAATATGGCCTTAATTATGAGTGGCGATATTAATTATGATGATTTAATAAAAAAAATCGACAAAGATTTTGCCTACATGGTTCCAAAACCATTTTCACTTTACAATCCGGCACCAGAAAAACCATTAACACAGGTTCAAACGGTTGACATTTACGGTCCAAGTGCTGAAAACTTATATGTTGCTTACAGGGGTTTCGCCCAAAATACCCACCAAAGTTTATTACTAGATTTAATCGGTAGCATTTTGGCAAACGGTAAAGCGGGTTTAATGGATATCAACATCAATAAACAACAAAAAATGTTGAGGGCCAGTGCTGGTTATAACTCGATGAAAGATTACGGAATTTTCATTTTATCAGGCTCACCTAAAGCCGGACAAAGTTTAGAAGATGCCCAAAAATTATTATTGGAGCAGGTAGAATTGCTTAAAAAAGGTGAGTTCGACGAAAGCCTGATTAAAGCAACAGTTTCTAACATTAAACTGGCCGAACTTCAAAGCTTCGACAATAATGATGTTCGTGCAGATTTCGCCATGAACGCCTTTATCCAAAATCGCGGTACCGAATGGGATAAAACCCTGGCCTCAACCGATGCAATGGCCAAAGTAACCAAAAAGGAAATTGTAGACTTTGCCAACAAGTTTTTCATCAATAATTATGTTTCTATCTTAAAACATAAAGGCGAAGACAAGAGCATTATTAAAGTAGAAAAACCAGCCATTACCGCGGTAAAAACTAATGTTAATGAGGTTTCTCCATTCACCAAAAATATTATAGCTGCTCCGGTAAAACCTATAGCACCTAAATTTTTAGATTATACCAAAGACCTTAATTTTGGTAAAGCAGGTATTGCTGATGTAATTGCCGTTCAAAACACCGAAAACGGAATTTTCCGTATGAGTTACCGTTTTGATATGGGTTCTTACAACTATAAGTTATTGCCTTATGCTGCTCAATATTTAGCTTTCTTAAGTACCGATAAATATTCGGCTGAGGATATTAGTAAAGCATTTTACAACATTGCCTGTAGCTATAGCATAAATGTTGGCACCGATGTAACTACCGTTTCAATTAGCGGTTTACAAGAAAATTTTGATAAAGCAGTAGCCCTGGTAGAAGATGTACTGGCTCACTGCAAACCAAACGAAAAAGCCTTGGAAGATTTAAAAGGTCGTTTGTTAAAATCGAGAGATAACGCAAAACTGAATAAATCGTCAATTCTTGGCGGCTTAATGAGTTATGCACAATATGGCGCAGATAATCCTTTCAATTATGGATTAACTAACGATGAGATCAAAAATATGAAATCTGCAGATTTGATCTACATCTTACACAACCTGACCAATTACAAACACACCATTACTTACTATGGGCCTAAAACTTTAACAGCCTTCTCTGCTGATATTGTAAAAGCACATCCATTGGCAAAAGAATTTAATGATGCTGCGCCAATTAAGAAGTTTGTGTACACCAAAACCGATTCGAACAAAGTTTACTTTGCCGATTACGATATGGTACAGGCCGAAATCCGTTGGGTACGTAATGCCGGCCTTTACGATCCAGCCAATGCTGCAAAAATTGCCTTATTTAACAACTATTTTGGAGGCGGTATGGGTTCTGTGGTATTCCAAACCATTCGCGAATCTAAAGCACTGGCTTATTCTACTTTCGCGGTATATTCTTCTCCTAACACTAAAGAGAAAGAGAATACCATTATCGCTTATGTAGGTACGCAAGCCGACAAAATGAACGAAGCAGTTGCAGGTATGAATGAGTTATTAACCACTTTACCTGAGTCGGATAAGTCATTTGCACTATCTAAAACAAATTCATTAAACGGTATGGAAACCAGCCGTATTACCAAAGATGGAATTATCTATACCTATTTGGCAGATAAAAAATTAGGTTTTGATCACGACTCGAGAGTTGATGAATATGCGAATTTAAAACCATTAACTTTTAATGATGTAAAATCATTCCACCAGACTAATCTTTCGGGCAAACCTTACAGTTACTGTATTGTGGCTTCCGAAAAGAAAATCAACATGGCTGATTTAGCAAAATTCGGTCCGGTAACTAAATTAAGTCTGGAGCAGATTTTTGGATATTAA
- a CDS encoding glycosidase gives MADIAQRFPQNPILSPKDLVPSREGLEIVCLLNPGVFTFEGKIWLLIRVAERPKQKEGIISFPVLKAGGIEIIAIEENDPELNARDPRVINYKGADYLTTLSHLRLVCSDDGIHFYQPAGYPLLQGEGEDETFGIEDCRVSLIGDTYYLTFTAVSEHGVGVGMRSTKDWKTFQNHGMIIPPHNKDCAIFEERINGKFYALHRPSSVALGGNYIWLAESPDGVYWGKHKCIIKTRANLWDNARVGAGAAPIKTTAGWLEIYHGANEKHQYCLGAFLMALDDPSEVLARTEEPIMVPTANYELHGFFGEVVFTNGHIVNGDELTIYYGAADEFVCGAKFSVKDILDALVFYR, from the coding sequence ATGGCCGATATAGCCCAGCGGTTTCCTCAAAATCCAATATTATCTCCAAAAGATCTCGTACCCAGCAGGGAAGGTCTGGAGATTGTATGTCTGCTCAATCCCGGCGTTTTTACATTTGAAGGGAAAATATGGCTGCTGATCCGTGTTGCCGAAAGACCAAAACAAAAGGAGGGTATAATCTCTTTTCCGGTATTGAAAGCAGGTGGTATAGAAATTATAGCTATTGAAGAAAATGATCCGGAACTCAATGCCAGGGATCCAAGGGTAATTAATTACAAAGGTGCTGATTACTTAACCACGCTTTCTCATTTAAGATTGGTTTGCAGCGATGATGGTATTCATTTTTATCAGCCAGCGGGTTACCCTTTACTGCAGGGAGAGGGGGAGGATGAAACATTTGGAATTGAGGATTGCCGTGTATCCTTAATTGGCGATACTTATTATTTAACTTTTACCGCTGTTTCGGAGCATGGAGTAGGTGTGGGGATGCGTAGCACGAAAGATTGGAAAACTTTCCAAAATCACGGCATGATTATCCCACCACATAATAAAGACTGCGCCATATTTGAAGAACGCATTAACGGTAAATTTTATGCTTTACACCGCCCCAGCAGTGTAGCTTTGGGTGGTAATTATATCTGGCTGGCCGAATCTCCCGATGGCGTGTATTGGGGCAAACACAAATGTATTATCAAAACCAGAGCTAACCTGTGGGATAATGCCCGCGTGGGCGCAGGTGCCGCACCCATAAAAACCACAGCAGGGTGGCTCGAAATATATCATGGTGCTAACGAAAAACATCAGTATTGTTTAGGTGCATTTTTAATGGCGCTCGACGATCCATCTGAAGTACTGGCCAGAACCGAAGAACCGATTATGGTGCCAACTGCCAATTATGAATTACATGGTTTCTTTGGTGAGGTGGTATTTACAAACGGGCATATCGTTAACGGAGATGAATTAACGATTTATTATGGTGCCGCTGATGAGTTTGTTTGCGGGGCTAAATTTTCGGTGAAGGATATTTTGGATGCACTGGTTTTTTACCGCTAA
- a CDS encoding general stress protein CsbD, whose protein sequence is MDKLELKGKWNEIKGKVKQAYADLTDDDLKHEEGQDDELLGKLQQKTGKGRDELVKWINSL, encoded by the coding sequence ATGGATAAGTTAGAATTAAAAGGAAAGTGGAATGAAATAAAAGGAAAGGTTAAACAAGCTTATGCTGATTTAACTGACGATGATTTAAAACACGAAGAAGGTCAGGACGATGAATTGTTGGGGAAACTGCAACAAAAGACAGGAAAAGGAAGAGATGAACTTGTGAAATGGATAAACTCCTTATAA
- a CDS encoding SusC/RagA family TonB-linked outer membrane protein, with the protein MKKLLLCMILSLGVISFAFAQGKVISGKVTSASGPIPGVSVFVKGSPSTGTQSDATGAFKLTVSEDAKTIVFSFIGFKTKEVPISGQTVNVNLEEENNTLSDVVVVGYGTQNKRDVTGSVASVKSKDLENLPVTSFEQALQGKAAGVQIAAQNGKLGQGITVRVRGAASVTAGSEPLYIVDGIPITSGDFSSTTAPTSALADLNTNDIESIEVLKDASASAIYGARASNGVVLITTKQGKVGKTLIQFNALGGISTPSNHREFLTAEQYVKIERRAGQGAANQDFLNGDYATLQEALDDYSASVEARLNRYSAGNNDYQTYKVNTNWEAASFQDNPVTQQYDLNLTGGNEKTKFYIGGQALDQNGIVIGNSYKRYSGRLNLTNKVTDFLEVGVNLNFSNSINNRLSNDNAFSSPLQSVALSPITPFIDPRSGLISGTLPGAASNYPVYYNPFISVDNAFYKATVYRTIGKAFANINIAKGLKFSTDFSIDNLNQNEESYYGSLTFRNTGTSNGYGQNISTFVINANTNNFFSYNASIGKSAFDFVLGTSYQKSTTKYSTIEGQDFPSDSYIKLGSAATKVIATSNEGAFSFLSYFFRANYKYNERYLLGFSVRADGSSRFGTNNRYGYFPAGSLAWIASEEDFLKQSETISLLKFRVSYGLTGNAEIGNYSARGLFSGTGAYGGLPGQIPSRIANPDLTWEKTKQLDIGFDFGILKNRITGVFDFYQKNTTDLLLDVPIPQTTGFSTKTQNLGSLKNTGFELGINTENFVGAFKWSTAITGAINNNKITNLGGQILNSNEINAAISGQPIGVFYIPEYAGVNSANGDALYYLNTTDASGNVNRSTTTDINQAQRIFAGNPNPKYTFGLNNTFSYKNFDLGIFFQGVKGNKIFNAGGQYMSANASNGYDNQTADQMNYWDKPGDVTLVPEPRLFAGNGIGNSTRYLSDGSYVRLKTLTLGYTFPASVLTKIKLSKLRLYATAQNLATITGYKGWDPEVNADYQSTNINQGVDFYSAPQPRVISFGINIGL; encoded by the coding sequence ATGAAAAAACTACTCTTATGTATGATTTTATCTCTCGGTGTAATTTCATTTGCTTTCGCACAAGGCAAGGTAATTAGCGGGAAAGTAACGTCGGCCTCAGGACCCATTCCTGGGGTTAGCGTATTTGTAAAAGGCTCACCATCAACCGGTACGCAGAGCGATGCCACGGGAGCTTTTAAATTAACAGTTTCGGAAGATGCCAAAACAATCGTTTTTAGCTTCATCGGTTTTAAGACCAAAGAAGTACCCATTAGCGGACAAACGGTCAATGTAAATCTGGAAGAGGAAAATAATACCTTATCTGATGTGGTTGTGGTGGGTTATGGTACTCAGAATAAACGGGATGTAACAGGTTCTGTAGCTTCTGTTAAATCGAAAGACCTGGAGAACCTGCCCGTAACAAGCTTCGAGCAGGCCCTTCAGGGAAAGGCAGCTGGTGTACAGATTGCCGCACAAAATGGAAAACTGGGGCAAGGCATAACGGTTAGAGTAAGGGGGGCTGCATCGGTAACGGCTGGAAGTGAACCACTCTATATTGTTGATGGAATCCCGATTACTTCAGGTGATTTTTCCAGCACCACGGCGCCAACCAGTGCCTTGGCAGATTTAAACACCAATGATATTGAATCTATTGAAGTATTAAAAGATGCCTCTGCTTCTGCAATTTATGGTGCAAGAGCTTCAAACGGAGTTGTTTTGATTACCACGAAACAAGGTAAGGTGGGCAAAACGCTTATCCAGTTTAATGCACTGGGCGGCATCAGTACACCTTCCAATCACAGAGAATTTCTAACTGCTGAACAATATGTTAAAATAGAACGCAGAGCAGGCCAGGGTGCAGCAAATCAGGATTTCCTTAACGGAGATTATGCAACATTACAAGAAGCACTTGACGATTACAGTGCAAGTGTTGAAGCACGTTTAAACCGTTATTCGGCAGGCAATAACGATTATCAGACTTACAAGGTCAATACCAATTGGGAAGCTGCATCTTTTCAAGACAATCCGGTTACCCAGCAATACGATCTGAATTTAACAGGCGGAAATGAAAAGACAAAATTTTATATCGGTGGCCAGGCGCTAGATCAAAACGGAATTGTGATTGGGAACAGCTACAAACGTTATAGCGGCAGATTAAACCTGACCAATAAAGTAACTGACTTTTTAGAAGTTGGCGTTAACCTTAATTTCTCAAATAGCATTAATAACAGGTTATCAAATGATAATGCTTTTTCAAGTCCGTTACAATCTGTTGCACTCTCACCGATCACACCGTTTATCGATCCCCGATCGGGTTTAATTAGCGGAACCTTACCAGGAGCAGCTTCAAATTATCCGGTCTATTATAATCCATTTATCAGTGTCGACAATGCTTTTTACAAAGCAACCGTATACAGAACCATTGGTAAAGCTTTTGCGAACATCAACATTGCCAAAGGACTAAAGTTTAGTACTGATTTCTCTATCGATAACTTAAATCAAAACGAAGAAAGTTATTATGGATCATTAACCTTTAGAAACACTGGTACCTCAAATGGATATGGGCAAAATATTTCAACTTTTGTAATTAATGCCAATACCAATAACTTTTTCAGTTATAATGCATCAATCGGAAAAAGTGCTTTTGATTTTGTTTTGGGTACGAGTTATCAAAAATCAACCACCAAATACAGCACCATTGAAGGGCAGGATTTCCCAAGCGATTCTTACATTAAATTGGGATCTGCTGCAACCAAGGTGATCGCAACCAGCAACGAAGGTGCATTTAGCTTTTTATCGTATTTCTTTAGGGCTAATTACAAATATAACGAACGTTATTTACTTGGCTTTAGCGTAAGGGCTGATGGTTCATCCCGTTTTGGAACTAATAATAGGTACGGATATTTCCCTGCAGGTTCATTGGCCTGGATTGCTTCTGAAGAAGATTTCTTAAAACAAAGCGAAACCATCAGTTTATTAAAATTTAGAGTGAGTTATGGTTTAACAGGTAATGCCGAAATCGGCAATTATTCTGCCCGTGGTTTATTTAGCGGAACAGGCGCATACGGAGGTTTACCCGGACAAATACCTTCGCGGATTGCCAATCCCGATTTAACCTGGGAAAAAACCAAACAACTTGATATTGGCTTCGACTTTGGGATCTTAAAGAATAGAATTACAGGCGTTTTTGATTTCTATCAAAAAAACACAACCGATTTATTGTTGGATGTACCTATTCCGCAAACAACGGGTTTCTCTACCAAAACTCAAAATTTAGGCTCCTTAAAAAATACAGGTTTTGAATTGGGCATTAACACCGAAAATTTTGTAGGTGCCTTCAAATGGTCAACTGCCATAACAGGCGCCATTAACAACAACAAGATTACCAATTTAGGTGGGCAGATTTTAAACAGTAATGAAATAAATGCGGCCATTTCAGGTCAACCAATCGGAGTATTTTACATACCGGAATACGCAGGTGTAAATTCTGCAAATGGAGATGCGCTTTATTACCTCAACACTACTGATGCTTCGGGCAATGTAAACAGATCAACCACTACAGATATTAATCAAGCACAAAGAATATTTGCAGGCAACCCCAACCCTAAATATACATTCGGCTTAAACAATACTTTTTCGTACAAGAATTTTGATTTAGGTATATTTTTCCAGGGTGTAAAAGGCAATAAAATTTTCAATGCAGGTGGCCAGTACATGAGTGCAAATGCATCAAACGGTTATGATAACCAAACGGCTGATCAAATGAATTATTGGGATAAACCAGGTGATGTAACACTTGTTCCCGAGCCTCGCTTATTTGCAGGTAACGGCATTGGAAACTCCACCAGATACCTTTCTGATGGTTCATACGTCCGCTTAAAAACATTAACCCTTGGTTATACCTTCCCGGCTTCGGTATTAACAAAAATTAAATTGAGCAAATTAAGATTATATGCTACAGCACAAAATTTAGCGACAATTACAGGTTACAAAGGGTGGGATCCAGAGGTAAATGCCGATTATCAATCGACAAATATTAATCAGGGTGTAGACTTTTATTCTGCACCACAACCACGTGTAATTTCATTTGGTATTAACATTGGCCTATAA